Proteins encoded in a region of the Magallana gigas chromosome 8, xbMagGiga1.1, whole genome shotgun sequence genome:
- the LOC105319146 gene encoding uncharacterized protein: MILSSVNFVKTSSRQPKSHFDFSDFIIGKIKEEQEFNDRCNKCGSPSEHTKKTDSNKSPARSSYSESVRRRSSAQKDNCSNVTVETKDGYVVSLCEELDRIYLGDVEDPNNSNIFRQTKHTLQDGETSQEFCSFRLHSQKDLYLSVTPDRQLAVQRSDTVPDPQLPDDRCFVLHPVSNGSVFIQPYHHKGFYLHHLDKALSVRKLEINWRPPEEYFFSVGIVDVPDPDVFVAPEDAPVQKSTPFIEESSPVKPSLFWGCFGGKSKKLSSKIKKTIKQNSRV; encoded by the exons ATGATTCTAAGTAGTGTCAACTTCGTTAAGACTAGCAGCCGACAACCAAAGTCACATTTTGACTTCAGTGATTTTATTATTGGGAAAATTAAGGAGGAACAAGAATTCAACGATAGGTGCAACAAATGTGGATCCCCATCAGAACAT aCAAAGAAAACAGACAGTAACAAATCGCCAGCACGATCAAGCTATAGCG agaGCGTAAGGCGGCGGAGTTCAGCACAAAAGGACAACTGTTCTAATGTGACTGTGGAGACCAAAGACGGCTACGTCGTCAGTCTGTGCGAGGAACTCGACCGCATTTATCTTGGTGACGTCGAGGACCCCAATAATTCAA atatatTCCGCCAGACTAAACACACACTCCAGGACGGAGAGACCAGCCAGGAATTCTGCTCATTTCGTCTCCACAGTCAGAAGGACCTATATCTGTCCGTGACCCCGGACCGACAACTCGCTGTCCAACGGTCCGACACAGTCCCCGACCCCCAGCTTCCGGACGACAGGTGCTTCGTCCTGCACCCGGTCTCCAACGGCAGCGTGTTTATACAGCCGTACCACCACAAAG gtttttatcTACATCATCTCGACAAGGCCCTTTCGGTCCGGAAGTTAGAAATTAACTGGAGACCCCCGGAAGAATACTTCTTCAGCGTCGGGATCGTGGATGTGCCGGACCCCGATGTTTTCGTCGCCCCAGAGGACGCCCCTGTCCAGAAATCCACGCCCTTCATAGAGGAGTCGTCCCCCGTCAAGCCTAGCCTATTCTGGGGGTGTTTCGGCGGAAAGTCCAAGAAGCTCTCCTccaaaatcaagaaaacaatCAAACAGAACTCTCGCGTCTAA
- the LOC105319145 gene encoding perlucin, with translation MKHTNIFVFLLFSLSTTKAYSVRRQDPGTPHGGVQCPHLFYRGQNTCYRVVRIQATWPEALAYCEAYRAELAIIQSAEEQKFLENYIKTEAASLSSHTFWLGASDIMTEGDWRWAVTLDQVTYQNWAQGAPNNGHNLAHCLHISGGSGFLWKDGNCENKHYFVCETLL, from the exons ATGAAACacacaaatatttttgtttttcttcttttcagTCTCTCGACAACAAAAG catACTCCGTGCGTCGTCAAGATCCCGGGACACCGCACG GTGGTGTACAATGCCCCCATTTGTTCTATCGTGGACAAAACACGTGTTACAGGGTGGTTCGAATCCAGGCCACCTGGCCAGAGGCTTTA GCGTACTGTGAGGCTTACAGGGCGGAACTGGCCATCATCCAATCAGCGGAGGAACAAAAATTCCTGGAAAACTATATCAAGACAGAAGCGG CTTCCCTGTCTTCACACACGTTCTGGTTAGGTGCCTCTGACATCATGACTGAGGGTGACTGGCGATGGGCAGTGACCTTGGACCAG GTTACATACCAGAACTGGGCCCAAGGGGCTCCAAATAACGGGCATAACTTGGCGCACTGCCTCCATATCTCCGGGGGTAGCGGATTCTTGTGGAAAGATGGCAACTGTGAAAACAAGCATTACTTTGTCTGTGAAACCCTTCTTTAA